Proteins co-encoded in one Candidatus Binatia bacterium genomic window:
- the hflK gene encoding FtsH protease activity modulator HflK, whose protein sequence is MPWSNQSGGPWGSGPRGPWGSGPQQQGPRPPDLEEFLRRSQDRLRSVLPGNLGGRGVALIVLAAVVLWGFSGFFRVEPDELGVVLRFGKFVREVQPGLNYHLPYPIETALTPPALRVNKIDVGTLPVENVRRGAPVREVPEESLMLTGDENIVDVDFSVLWRVKPNGVGDYLFNIQNPEGTVKAVAESAMREVIGRSTIQPILTGARQNIETGVQQLMQKTLDNYGAGVLVQQVQLQKVDPPTQVIDSFRDVQAARSDLERAQNEAQTYANRVVPEARGRAAKVTQDAEAYREQTVAEAKGQTSRFLQIYDQYKKAPDVTRERMYLETMERVLGGSEKTIIDTGPQQTSPGVVPYLPLTELPRQRPPSPAGSPSSSGASQ, encoded by the coding sequence ATGCCGTGGAGCAACCAGTCCGGCGGCCCCTGGGGTTCGGGGCCGCGGGGACCCTGGGGCTCGGGTCCGCAGCAGCAAGGGCCGCGGCCGCCCGATCTCGAAGAATTCCTGCGACGCAGCCAGGACCGATTGCGCAGCGTGCTGCCGGGCAATCTCGGCGGCCGCGGTGTGGCGCTGATCGTGCTGGCGGCGGTCGTGCTCTGGGGCTTCTCCGGCTTCTTCCGCGTCGAGCCCGACGAACTCGGCGTGGTGCTGCGGTTCGGAAAGTTCGTGCGCGAAGTGCAGCCGGGGCTGAACTACCACCTGCCCTATCCGATCGAGACCGCGCTGACGCCTCCGGCGTTGCGCGTCAACAAGATCGACGTCGGCACGCTCCCGGTCGAGAACGTGCGCCGTGGCGCGCCGGTGCGTGAAGTGCCAGAGGAAAGCCTGATGCTCACCGGCGACGAGAACATCGTCGACGTCGATTTCTCGGTGCTGTGGCGGGTCAAGCCGAACGGGGTCGGCGATTATCTGTTCAACATCCAGAACCCCGAAGGAACGGTGAAGGCGGTCGCCGAAAGCGCGATGCGCGAGGTGATCGGGCGCTCGACCATCCAGCCGATCCTCACCGGTGCGCGGCAGAACATCGAGACGGGGGTGCAGCAGCTGATGCAGAAGACCCTCGACAATTACGGCGCCGGCGTCCTGGTGCAGCAGGTGCAGCTGCAGAAGGTCGATCCGCCGACCCAGGTCATCGATTCCTTCCGCGACGTGCAGGCGGCGCGCTCGGACCTCGAACGCGCGCAGAACGAGGCGCAGACCTACGCCAATCGCGTGGTGCCGGAGGCGCGCGGCCGCGCCGCCAAGGTCACCCAGGACGCCGAGGCCTATCGCGAGCAGACCGTCGCCGAGGCCAAGGGCCAGACCTCGCGCTTCCTGCAGATCTACGACCAGTACAAGAAAGCGCCGGACGTGACCCGCGAGCGCATGTATCTCGAAACCATGGAACGCGTTCTCGGCGGCAGCGAGAAGACGATCATCGACACCGGCCCGCAGCAGACGAGCCCCGGCGTGGTGCCATACCTGCCGCTCACCGAGCTGCCGCGCCAGCGTCCGCCGTCCCCGGCCGGCAGCCCGTCGTCTTCCGGAGCCAGCCAATGA